One genomic segment of Clostridium saccharoperbutylacetonicum N1-4(HMT) includes these proteins:
- a CDS encoding MFS transporter, whose translation MNRDLKNKNFSNKLLLILSVICAIIVANLYYDQVLLTNISNDFFVPASSSGKLITAIQIGYTIGLLFIVPLGDRYSRKHLIILSIICSAVLLYLMTLASTFNLIVIIGFFMGLSSVSAQLIIPFVSSNISSEKRGVIVGHLLTGVFLGVLLGRVLGGVVGQLFGWRGVHEFAAIILLIFAVYLYYSLPSDNVKKESSYKNIILSLPPLLKKEKVLRETIVFGAAAFCAFNIFWVSLSFILEGSPYNYGSAIVGLFGFLGIAGALAAGFSGKLTNSKNVSLWNLLALAIMFISFLILGMGWSKLIIIIFITFILDVGSRMNMSLNQGRIYKLSLQNHSRLNSLYMVGYYLGGSLGSWISTYVYHSFGVKGITMASCTILLLAYIYYLITNNIFNRKNSIKSSNIISTKNETVHQ comes from the coding sequence ATGAACAGAGATTTAAAAAACAAAAATTTTTCAAACAAATTATTATTAATTTTATCAGTTATTTGTGCAATTATAGTAGCCAATTTATACTACGACCAAGTTTTATTAACCAATATTTCTAATGATTTTTTTGTACCTGCTTCATCATCTGGTAAGCTTATAACTGCTATACAGATAGGTTATACAATTGGATTATTATTTATTGTACCATTGGGGGATAGATATAGCAGAAAACACTTAATCATATTAAGTATTATTTGTTCAGCTGTATTATTATATTTAATGACTTTAGCCTCAACCTTTAATTTAATAGTAATTATAGGATTTTTTATGGGACTTTCAAGCGTTTCAGCACAGCTTATAATTCCATTTGTTTCATCAAATATTTCGTCAGAAAAACGTGGTGTAATAGTTGGGCACTTATTAACTGGAGTGTTTCTTGGAGTTCTACTCGGCAGAGTATTAGGCGGAGTTGTTGGTCAATTATTTGGATGGAGAGGAGTTCATGAATTTGCAGCAATAATTTTATTAATTTTTGCAGTGTACTTATATTATTCTCTTCCAAGTGATAATGTTAAAAAAGAAAGTTCATATAAAAATATTATATTATCCTTACCTCCATTACTAAAAAAAGAGAAGGTATTAAGAGAAACAATAGTTTTTGGCGCTGCTGCATTTTGTGCCTTCAATATCTTTTGGGTCTCCTTATCCTTTATTTTAGAGGGTTCTCCTTATAATTATGGAAGTGCCATAGTTGGACTTTTTGGTTTCTTAGGTATTGCAGGCGCTCTTGCAGCTGGATTTTCAGGAAAACTTACAAACAGCAAAAATGTAAGCTTGTGGAATCTTTTAGCTTTAGCTATAATGTTTATCTCTTTTTTGATCTTAGGTATGGGTTGGTCTAAACTTATAATTATAATTTTTATAACTTTTATTTTAGATGTTGGTTCAAGAATGAATATGTCCCTAAATCAAGGAAGGATTTATAAACTTAGTCTCCAAAATCATAGCAGATTAAATTCCCTTTACATGGTTGGATATTACTTAGGTGGATCTCTTGGTTCATGGATAAGTACCTATGTATATCATTCATTTGGTGTTAAAGGGATTACAATGGCAAGCTGCACCATACTTTTACTAGCCTATATTTATTATTTAATTACTAATAATATTTTTAATCGAAAAAACAGTATTAAATCCTCAAATATAATTAGCACTAAAAATGAAACTGTACATCAGTAA
- a CDS encoding nitroreductase family protein codes for MNLITVNQEKCIKCGLCVKECPERVLELSKNRPKEVCSEECISCGHCVAICPREAIDNIKTPLSTQISSKKFPKLSPEDAENFLRSRRSIRSYKETPVPREKLKKLVNIAHFAPSGHNLQGISYVIIDDRKLIDKAVKIVIEEFEKANVSNNFTKPYLEKGTDTILRGASSLILATADSSFPRGRENSILSFTYLELYAPTLGLGSCWAGMFERVAMKENSPLIKLFNIKSNKKITGAVMVGYPKYTYQRLVDRNPLEFTFINQ; via the coding sequence ATGAATTTGATAACTGTAAATCAAGAGAAATGTATTAAATGTGGTTTATGCGTAAAAGAGTGCCCAGAACGAGTATTAGAACTCAGTAAAAATAGGCCTAAAGAAGTCTGTAGTGAAGAGTGTATTTCCTGTGGCCATTGTGTAGCTATATGTCCAAGAGAAGCAATTGATAATATAAAAACGCCCTTATCCACTCAAATAAGCTCAAAAAAATTTCCAAAACTAAGTCCTGAAGATGCCGAAAACTTTCTTCGTTCAAGGCGTTCAATCCGATCCTATAAAGAAACTCCTGTTCCAAGAGAAAAATTAAAAAAACTTGTAAATATTGCACATTTTGCTCCAAGTGGACATAATCTTCAAGGTATATCGTATGTTATCATCGATGATAGAAAACTCATTGATAAAGCTGTTAAAATTGTAATTGAAGAATTTGAAAAAGCTAATGTGTCAAATAACTTCACAAAGCCATATCTCGAAAAAGGAACTGATACAATTTTGCGAGGAGCCTCCAGTCTTATACTAGCAACTGCTGATTCAAGCTTCCCACGCGGAAGAGAAAATTCAATTCTTTCATTTACATATTTGGAGTTATATGCACCAACACTAGGCTTAGGCTCATGTTGGGCTGGAATGTTTGAAAGAGTTGCAATGAAGGAAAATTCCCCACTAATTAAATTATTTAATATCAAAAGTAATAAAAAAATCACTGGTGCTGTTATGGTTGGATATCCTAAATATACTTATCAAAGATTAGTTGACAGGAATCCATTAGAATTTACTTTTATAAATCAGTAA
- the fliB gene encoding flagellin lysine-N-methylase: MQKNVKMIYPSYIDKFQCIGGKCEDSCCIGWDIDIDKETFKKYHKVTDEAMKKMFQKNVHNNQYCTNKDLDYGRIKLGKTKRCPFLDDENYCLIQGKFGEDYLSSVCTQFPRVLNKIDDHYEISLDAACPEAARIILGSKEKIEFKESEKSLGKYIMSGVLDTRSSEFKDTPIRYFKEIRDFSIKIIQNRNLNFSCRLYVLGDFLNELEDIESNEIKEFIREYDIESEAKSYKRESMNYVLQVSFLKNVLDSLDILNENDSHKFKKYTKEIMEGYNIKDNEPVIENKDEYINAFEKYTEEYIESNSYIFESYIVNFIYNNLFPFSESDCMFDGYILLLFRYSLMRFYLVGKYIYNGKDSVEDMVEFIQVFAKAVEHDKNYRSDILEYIKENSYDNMEFAKMLL; the protein is encoded by the coding sequence ATGCAAAAGAATGTTAAGATGATATATCCATCCTATATAGATAAGTTTCAGTGTATTGGAGGAAAATGTGAAGATAGCTGTTGCATTGGATGGGATATAGATATTGATAAAGAAACATTTAAAAAATATCACAAAGTCACAGATGAAGCAATGAAAAAGATGTTCCAAAAAAATGTTCATAACAATCAATATTGTACTAATAAAGATTTAGATTATGGAAGAATTAAGTTGGGAAAAACAAAAAGATGTCCGTTTCTAGATGATGAGAATTACTGTTTGATTCAAGGGAAATTTGGAGAAGATTATCTTTCTAGTGTTTGTACTCAATTTCCTAGAGTACTAAATAAAATAGATGATCATTATGAAATATCTCTTGATGCAGCATGTCCAGAGGCAGCAAGAATTATTCTTGGAAGTAAAGAGAAGATAGAATTTAAGGAAAGTGAAAAGAGTTTAGGTAAGTATATTATGTCAGGTGTACTTGATACTAGATCATCTGAATTCAAAGATACACCTATAAGGTATTTCAAGGAGATTCGAGACTTTTCAATAAAAATAATACAAAATAGAAATTTGAATTTCAGTTGTAGATTATATGTTCTGGGTGATTTCTTAAATGAACTAGAAGATATAGAAAGTAATGAAATAAAAGAATTTATAAGAGAATATGATATAGAAAGCGAAGCTAAATCTTATAAAAGAGAGAGTATGAATTATGTACTTCAGGTTTCATTTTTGAAGAATGTACTTGATTCTTTAGATATATTAAATGAAAATGATAGCCATAAATTTAAAAAGTATACTAAAGAAATTATGGAAGGATATAATATTAAAGATAATGAACCTGTAATAGAAAATAAGGATGAATATATAAATGCATTTGAAAAATATACAGAGGAGTATATAGAAAGCAATAGTTATATATTTGAAAGTTATATTGTTAATTTTATATATAATAATTTATTCCCTTTTTCAGAAAGTGATTGCATGTTTGATGGATATATTCTACTTTTATTTAGATATTCATTAATGAGATTTTATCTAGTTGGAAAATACATATATAATGGAAAAGATTCTGTAGAAGATATGGTAGAATTTATACAAGTATTTGCAAAAGCAGTAGAGCACGATAAGAACTATAGAAGTGATATCTTAGAATATATTAAAGAAAATAGCTACGACAATATGGAATTTGCAAAAATGCTTTTGTAG
- a CDS encoding LysR family transcriptional regulator, whose product MHIKQLECFVHLAETLSYSRTAELLYITQPTVTHQINTLEDELRLKLFIRTKRKVELTPAGVSFYNDMKDILTRTNIAIAKAKNYAKDFESNLSIGYEGNTEVKYLPYILSSFKENFPHVHIYLKISDFKEKRNLFTNHNFDLIFTVKESIDDLPDVDYEELFTSKFVCALPKDHPLACNSIIRIDCLKNQSLILLDPLKSPSEMTRVQKDIQMQCPMSTIYFSDGPQIAYTMIKGKLGIAVMPDFVCPNDPELSIIPIDINDIVSYGIAWHKNNKQSHIKGFVNITRQIYKNL is encoded by the coding sequence ATGCACATTAAGCAACTTGAATGTTTTGTTCATTTAGCTGAAACTCTCAGTTATTCTAGAACTGCAGAACTTTTATACATCACACAGCCTACTGTTACCCATCAGATTAATACTCTAGAAGACGAACTTAGATTAAAGTTATTTATTAGAACAAAGAGAAAAGTTGAGCTTACTCCAGCAGGTGTTTCCTTTTATAATGATATGAAAGATATTCTAACAAGAACAAACATAGCTATAGCAAAGGCAAAGAATTATGCAAAAGACTTTGAGTCTAATTTATCTATTGGTTATGAAGGCAATACAGAGGTAAAGTATCTTCCCTATATATTAAGTTCATTTAAAGAAAATTTTCCACATGTGCATATATATTTGAAAATTTCTGATTTTAAAGAGAAAAGAAATCTCTTTACTAATCATAATTTCGATTTAATTTTTACTGTGAAGGAAAGTATTGATGACTTACCAGATGTTGACTACGAAGAACTTTTTACTAGCAAATTTGTTTGTGCATTACCTAAAGACCACCCACTTGCTTGTAACAGTATAATTAGAATAGATTGCTTGAAAAATCAGTCTCTGATTTTGTTAGATCCTTTAAAATCTCCATCTGAAATGACACGCGTACAAAAAGATATTCAAATGCAATGTCCAATGTCTACTATTTATTTCAGCGATGGACCACAGATCGCATATACGATGATTAAAGGAAAACTTGGAATTGCAGTAATGCCAGACTTTGTATGTCCAAACGATCCTGAGCTTTCCATCATTCCTATAGATATAAATGATATAGTTTCTTATGGCATTGCATGGCACAAAAACAATAAACAGAGTCATATAAAGGGCTTTGTTAACATTACAAGGCAAATATATAAAAATTTATAG
- a CDS encoding DUF2798 domain-containing protein, giving the protein MIKKKYFSFIMGLWIMFALAITMSVVVLLLNTGKLALIPIIISTLEAFIINLISSLIIPANKLGEIFAKKFNAKENSFLFSALSNFIVSGIYVTIVSFFMTVINVGVSSILFVAWISIYPIVFIVGYIVSLIFAPFALKLTTKIVER; this is encoded by the coding sequence GTGATTAAAAAGAAGTATTTTAGTTTTATAATGGGATTATGGATTATGTTTGCTTTAGCTATAACTATGTCTGTAGTAGTCTTACTTTTAAATACAGGAAAGTTGGCATTAATTCCTATAATTATTTCAACATTAGAAGCATTTATCATTAATTTAATTTCTAGTTTAATCATACCAGCTAATAAGCTTGGTGAAATTTTTGCAAAAAAATTTAATGCGAAAGAAAACAGTTTTCTTTTTTCAGCATTAAGTAATTTTATAGTGAGTGGAATTTATGTCACAATTGTAAGTTTTTTTATGACGGTGATTAATGTAGGGGTTTCTTCTATATTATTTGTGGCCTGGATATCTATTTATCCAATAGTATTTATTGTTGGTTATATTGTCTCCCTAATATTTGCTCCATTTGCATTAAAACTTACGACTAAAATTGTGGAACGTTAA
- a CDS encoding NmrA family NAD(P)-binding protein, whose amino-acid sequence MRYIVTGADGQLGGRVATNMLNEVFGDQLIFTCPDKSRLREERLKVWEEKGVTVREANYDNKEQMIEAFKGGDRLYMVSGVVIGPERVQQHKNVIDAAIAAGVKHITYTSFFGANREGYKQYVLPDHTATEEYLKASGVDYNIMRNNLYLENYLLNSVMMANLDNNRWVTTAGEGKATFIAKDDSGRVATALLLGKGEHNKDYDVTGQLIDQNEICNMIREISGIDYEYITINEEEYYDYLDSIYIPRTSKGNYSKSPVPWCANDMVTNESGIRDGLMAIETDTVEKLTGRKPIDPKDLLEKYSFVWKEKITTYWELGKVQ is encoded by the coding sequence ATGCGTTATATTGTTACAGGAGCAGATGGGCAATTAGGTGGAAGAGTAGCTACTAATATGTTAAATGAGGTGTTTGGAGATCAATTAATCTTTACATGTCCAGATAAAAGTCGTTTAAGAGAAGAACGCTTAAAGGTTTGGGAAGAAAAGGGGGTTACAGTAAGAGAAGCAAATTATGACAATAAGGAACAAATGATAGAAGCATTTAAAGGTGGAGATCGTCTTTATATGGTATCTGGTGTAGTAATAGGACCAGAGCGCGTACAGCAACATAAAAATGTAATAGATGCTGCTATTGCAGCAGGTGTAAAGCACATTACATATACTTCATTCTTTGGTGCTAACCGCGAAGGGTACAAGCAATATGTATTACCAGATCATACAGCAACAGAAGAATATTTAAAAGCATCTGGTGTAGATTATAATATTATGAGAAATAATCTTTACTTAGAAAATTACTTACTTAATTCTGTTATGATGGCAAATTTAGATAACAATAGATGGGTTACTACAGCAGGAGAAGGAAAAGCTACATTTATTGCAAAAGATGATAGTGGACGTGTTGCTACGGCACTATTATTAGGTAAAGGTGAACACAATAAAGATTACGATGTAACAGGTCAATTAATTGACCAAAATGAAATCTGCAATATGATTCGTGAAATATCAGGTATTGATTATGAATATATAACTATAAATGAAGAAGAATATTATGATTATTTAGATTCAATATATATACCACGTACATCAAAAGGAAATTACTCAAAATCACCAGTGCCATGGTGTGCTAATGATATGGTAACAAATGAATCTGGTATTAGAGATGGGTTAATGGCAATTGAAACAGATACAGTTGAAAAATTGACAGGAAGAAAACCAATAGATCCTAAAGACTTGCTAGAAAAATATAGCTTTGTATGGAAAGAAAAAATAACTACTTATTGGGAATTAGGGAAAGTTCAATAA
- a CDS encoding glycoside hydrolase family 1 protein, whose translation MGFPKGFLWGGAIAANQAEGAYNEDGKGLSIADVLPVGKDRFKDVSLNIEEDRYYPSHRAIDFYHTYKEDLKELSELGMKCFRTSIAWSRIFPNGDEAEPNEKGLEFYDNLFDELLKYNMEPVITISHFETPLNLIKKYGGWKNRKLIDFYTNFCEVIFNRYKHKVKYWMTFNEINHAHTLPLIAAAIEVKEDESKLQDIYKASHNMLVASAKAVIMGHDINEEFKIGCMLSLSPIYPASCKPEDVFESYELRRRSLFYSDIQLLGEYPAYFNRIAKEHNISIEMEAEDKEILKKGVCDYLGFSYYRSSLHEAGMKILGNTGGLLGKKNPYLKESKWGWPIDPLGLRYVCNELTDRYHKPLFIVENGLGTSDEIAEDGKIHDDERMEYLKEHVIMMKEAIEDGANILGYTWWGPIDIVSAGTGEMKKRYGFVYVDRNNDGSGTLNRRRKESYNYYKQIIESNGENLVR comes from the coding sequence ATGGGATTCCCAAAAGGATTTTTATGGGGTGGAGCAATTGCAGCTAACCAGGCAGAAGGAGCTTATAATGAAGATGGGAAAGGGTTAAGCATTGCAGACGTACTTCCTGTTGGAAAGGATCGTTTCAAGGATGTATCTTTAAACATAGAAGAGGATAGATATTATCCGAGTCATAGGGCAATTGATTTTTATCATACTTATAAAGAAGATTTAAAGGAACTATCAGAATTAGGCATGAAGTGCTTTAGAACATCAATAGCATGGAGCCGTATTTTCCCAAATGGAGATGAAGCAGAGCCAAATGAAAAGGGATTAGAATTTTACGATAATTTGTTTGATGAATTGTTAAAGTATAATATGGAACCTGTTATTACAATTTCACATTTTGAAACACCACTTAACTTAATAAAAAAATATGGTGGTTGGAAAAATAGAAAGTTAATAGATTTCTATACAAATTTCTGTGAGGTTATATTTAATAGATATAAACACAAAGTAAAGTATTGGATGACATTTAATGAAATAAATCATGCTCATACATTACCACTTATTGCAGCTGCAATTGAAGTAAAGGAAGATGAAAGCAAGCTTCAAGATATTTATAAGGCCAGTCACAATATGTTAGTAGCAAGTGCCAAAGCTGTTATAATGGGTCATGATATTAACGAAGAATTCAAAATTGGATGTATGCTTTCTTTATCTCCAATTTATCCAGCCAGCTGTAAGCCAGAAGATGTTTTTGAATCCTATGAGTTGCGTCGTCGTTCACTATTTTATAGTGATATTCAGCTTCTTGGAGAGTATCCAGCATACTTTAATCGTATAGCAAAGGAACATAATATTTCTATAGAAATGGAAGCAGAAGATAAAGAAATTTTGAAAAAAGGTGTTTGTGATTACTTAGGATTTAGTTATTACCGTTCATCTTTACATGAAGCAGGAATGAAGATTCTTGGTAATACTGGAGGATTATTGGGAAAGAAAAATCCATATTTAAAAGAAAGTAAGTGGGGATGGCCAATAGATCCATTAGGATTACGTTATGTATGTAATGAACTTACAGATCGTTATCATAAGCCATTATTCATTGTAGAAAATGGTTTGGGTACTAGTGATGAAATTGCTGAGGATGGAAAGATTCATGATGATGAGAGAATGGAGTATTTAAAAGAGCATGTAATTATGATGAAAGAAGCAATAGAAGATGGAGCAAACATATTAGGTTATACCTGGTGGGGACCTATAGATATTGTTTCAGCAGGTACTGGAGAAATGAAAAAACGCTATGGATTTGTATATGTAGACAGAAATAATGATGGCAGTGGAACATTAAATCGTAGGAGAAAAGAAAGTTATAATTATTATAAACAAATTATAGAGAGTAATGGTGAAAATTTAGTCAGATAA
- a CDS encoding beta-glucoside-specific PTS transporter subunit IIABC produces MAKKNYEQLVREVVDKVGGVDNINSLFHCVTRLRFKLKDTSKVDKEAIKNIKGVLTVVEGNGQFQVVIGNEVADVFDAVLKMYPQIKSEIKTSDIEEKPSGNILTRAFNTMASIFTPIIIALAGSGMIKAVLVILTTYGLMDKVGSTYKILSAAGNSVFYFLPLFLAFSAAKTFKVNPFISVAIIGALMEPNFTGLMKANGDMAYFAGIPVVLMGYSGTVIPAILTIWAYSYLEKFLKKFIPKSIEIFALSMVALLIMVPLAVIVIGPIGVTLGNGLGYVINTLSSSSGLLAGLIVGAGWTYLVMLGIHWGVVPIMINNLSNLGYDVIRPMIAAATFASAGVALGVFLRSKNKETRGLAASSLVPALLGGITEPIVYGLSVKYKKPLIAQTIAGGIAGAFMGMFQTKAIVYVFPALTTLPAFFGETFTIYIIGIAMAFTISAALTYFFGFDEGKTTSESKKNHDNDLELVSCVQGEMINIEEVKDAVFAGKAMGEGVAFIPENGVITAPIDGTIEVAFPTGHAIGIKSSDGVEILIHVGINTVELKGEHFKMLVNQGESVKCGQKLIEFDLEAIKEKDYDITTMMIITNSEIFNDINIDEYRHVTNEERVMKLKIKEA; encoded by the coding sequence ATGGCAAAGAAGAATTATGAGCAACTTGTAAGAGAAGTAGTTGATAAGGTTGGAGGCGTGGATAATATTAATAGCCTGTTCCATTGTGTAACTAGATTAAGATTTAAGTTAAAGGATACGTCAAAAGTAGATAAAGAAGCAATTAAAAATATAAAAGGTGTATTAACAGTAGTTGAAGGAAATGGTCAATTTCAAGTTGTTATTGGAAATGAAGTAGCAGATGTGTTTGATGCAGTATTAAAAATGTATCCTCAAATTAAAAGTGAAATTAAAACAAGTGATATAGAAGAAAAGCCATCTGGAAATATATTAACTCGTGCATTTAATACAATGGCATCTATTTTTACTCCAATAATAATAGCTCTTGCTGGATCTGGTATGATTAAGGCGGTTCTTGTAATTTTAACAACATATGGACTTATGGATAAAGTAGGAAGTACATATAAAATATTAAGTGCTGCTGGAAATAGTGTATTCTATTTCTTACCACTATTTTTAGCGTTTAGTGCAGCAAAAACTTTTAAGGTTAATCCATTTATTTCAGTTGCAATAATTGGAGCATTAATGGAACCTAATTTTACGGGATTAATGAAAGCAAATGGAGATATGGCATATTTTGCTGGTATTCCAGTTGTACTGATGGGATATTCAGGGACTGTTATTCCTGCAATTTTAACTATTTGGGCATATTCATATTTAGAAAAATTCTTAAAGAAATTTATTCCTAAAAGCATAGAAATATTTGCATTATCAATGGTTGCCTTATTAATTATGGTACCACTAGCTGTAATAGTAATTGGACCAATTGGAGTAACACTAGGTAATGGATTGGGATATGTAATTAATACCTTAAGCAGTAGTAGTGGATTGTTAGCAGGACTTATTGTAGGTGCAGGATGGACATATTTAGTTATGTTGGGTATCCATTGGGGAGTTGTTCCAATAATGATCAACAATCTTTCAAATCTTGGGTATGATGTTATAAGACCAATGATTGCAGCTGCAACATTTGCTAGTGCAGGTGTTGCTTTAGGAGTGTTTCTTCGTTCTAAAAATAAGGAAACAAGAGGTCTTGCAGCATCATCTTTAGTTCCGGCATTGTTGGGTGGAATTACAGAACCTATTGTATATGGTTTATCAGTAAAATATAAAAAGCCTTTAATTGCACAGACAATAGCAGGGGGAATTGCAGGAGCATTTATGGGAATGTTTCAAACTAAGGCAATTGTATATGTATTTCCTGCATTAACAACATTACCAGCTTTCTTCGGAGAAACTTTTACAATTTATATAATTGGTATAGCTATGGCGTTTACAATTTCAGCAGCATTAACATACTTTTTTGGTTTTGATGAAGGAAAAACGACTTCAGAATCTAAAAAGAATCATGATAATGATTTAGAATTAGTTTCATGTGTTCAAGGAGAAATGATTAATATAGAAGAAGTTAAGGATGCAGTTTTTGCAGGTAAGGCAATGGGAGAAGGAGTTGCTTTTATACCTGAAAATGGTGTGATAACAGCACCAATTGATGGAACAATTGAAGTGGCATTTCCAACAGGTCATGCAATTGGAATTAAATCAAGTGATGGTGTAGAGATATTAATCCACGTTGGTATAAACACAGTTGAATTAAAAGGGGAGCATTTTAAAATGCTTGTTAATCAAGGCGAAAGTGTAAAATGTGGACAAAAATTAATTGAATTTGATTTAGAAGCAATAAAGGAAAAAGATTATGACATAACAACCATGATGATTATAACTAATAGTGAAATATTTAATGATATAAATATAGATGAATATCGTCATGTAACTAATGAAGAGAGAGTTATGAAGTTGAAAATTAAGGAGGCATAA
- a CDS encoding MurR/RpiR family transcriptional regulator — protein MIKAGMDLGTLLNRLLIILNNGKEDSTYYHIANILLCNFASIKDMTISEVADLCFVSKSTISKFTRYIGFDDFLELKLASSYKSDKYSNYLNYSDNILSYMENHTKEEYIDVIIDDLKLAKSSVDMNKIDELVEDLIKYDKVAAFGLLYSESAAMDLQIKLAYNEKYIITHINDVEQNEYIKNSAEGTLVIIFTNSGDYIKKYQLMAGNVDKNIFKQTKAKIVVITANKEMEKHPYVDLCITFQHASSVQTHSILFQVITDFIAIRYRKRKKEIDQV, from the coding sequence ATGATTAAGGCAGGGATGGATTTGGGTACACTATTAAATAGATTATTAATAATTTTGAATAATGGGAAGGAAGACTCAACATATTATCATATAGCAAATATTTTATTGTGTAATTTTGCATCTATAAAAGATATGACAATATCAGAAGTTGCAGATTTGTGTTTTGTTTCAAAATCAACGATTTCTAAATTTACGAGATATATAGGATTTGATGATTTCCTAGAATTAAAGTTGGCATCTTCTTATAAAAGCGATAAATATTCTAATTATTTAAATTATAGTGATAATATTTTAAGTTATATGGAAAATCACACTAAAGAGGAATATATAGATGTGATTATAGATGATTTAAAATTAGCAAAGTCTAGTGTTGATATGAATAAGATAGATGAATTAGTTGAAGATTTAATAAAATATGATAAAGTGGCAGCTTTTGGACTTTTATATTCAGAATCTGCAGCAATGGATTTACAAATAAAACTTGCTTATAATGAAAAATACATTATTACACATATAAATGATGTAGAGCAAAATGAGTATATTAAGAATTCAGCTGAAGGCACTTTAGTTATTATATTTACTAATTCAGGAGACTATATAAAAAAGTACCAGTTGATGGCAGGAAATGTTGATAAAAATATTTTTAAACAAACTAAGGCTAAAATTGTTGTAATTACAGCTAATAAGGAAATGGAAAAACATCCCTATGTAGACCTATGTATTACTTTTCAGCATGCATCAAGTGTGCAGACTCATTCCATATTATTTCAAGTGATTACTGATTTTATTGCAATTAGATATAGAAAAAGAAAGAAAGAGATAGATCAAGTGTGA
- the hxlB gene encoding 6-phospho-3-hexuloisomerase, with product MRTIDKILEEIKEVIAKVDEEEIKKIVSVFKKEIRIFVDGEGRSGFQAKGFAMRLMHIGYNSYVMGETITPALKKSDIYVAISGSGKTKNTLSNAKAAKDIGLTVIGITSKKDSPLAKISNFVLEVPGKTKNDTGVASIQLLSSLFDQSVHIVLDDLCLLLSKKDNLSDSEVLKNHVNVE from the coding sequence ATGAGAACAATAGATAAAATATTAGAAGAAATTAAGGAGGTAATAGCAAAAGTAGATGAAGAAGAAATAAAAAAAATAGTAAGTGTTTTTAAAAAGGAAATACGAATTTTTGTCGATGGAGAAGGCAGGAGTGGATTCCAAGCAAAGGGATTTGCAATGCGTTTAATGCATATTGGTTATAATTCATATGTAATGGGAGAAACAATAACACCTGCATTAAAAAAAAGTGATATATATGTTGCAATATCTGGTTCTGGAAAAACAAAAAATACATTAAGCAATGCAAAAGCAGCAAAAGACATTGGACTAACTGTAATTGGAATTACAAGTAAGAAGGATTCACCTCTTGCAAAAATATCAAATTTTGTACTCGAAGTTCCAGGAAAAACAAAAAATGATACTGGTGTTGCCTCAATTCAGTTATTAAGTTCTCTATTTGATCAATCTGTCCATATAGTACTAGATGATTTATGTTTATTACTGAGCAAAAAAGATAATTTATCAGATAGTGAAGTCTTAAAGAATCACGTAAATGTAGAATAA